In Macrobrachium rosenbergii isolate ZJJX-2024 chromosome 6, ASM4041242v1, whole genome shotgun sequence, a genomic segment contains:
- the LOC136839282 gene encoding tektin-2-like isoform X2, protein MKVEKPVMRHLPADWHRNNASIRQGSEDTRTTSHNLRHESTHFRNETTNKTWWDNFDNTTRLQDRIYEVRRVTEDLQRSLSQVLEEIAKLEKAKETTEAELEARVLPLNTALECLTIRERRREGDLVKDDPEIDLHKEVRMLENSRAELEKVVLESVSHLRVLHDAKQRLQDDIKDKLAALEVDKAQEALTEHSPEISFKPEPLRVPKGTILPADWLDHPLKNMAVTETAIKDSQALRDKMCVTIQTCNRNDQTQQTATDYAVRRRLHQEIRARDELQWQKDCLLEEIRAQEKEISDLEEQLRASSLPLKVAQTRLEGRTARVRFDLVRDAPQDGLMAEVEHLTETRNLLREKLARALDALHALQRHLRTVDVDLGRKCLSVSLEQKVQGARQALKDRAPPETLTQANLTLTGSLRAHPTHIL, encoded by the exons ATGAAGGTGGAGAAACCCGTGATGCGCCATCTGCCGGCCGACTGGCATCGAAACAACGCCTCCATTCGCCAGGGCAGCGAGGACACCAGGACCACCTCCCACAACTTACGCCACGAATCGACGCATTTCCGCAACGAG ACGACCAATAAGACATGGTGGGACAACTTCGACAACACCACGAGACTTCAGGATCGCATCTACGAAGTTCGAAGAGTCACAGAAGACCTCCAGCGGTCCCTTTCCCAG GTTTTGGAGGAAATAGCAAAACTGGAGAAAGCGAAGGAAACGACTGAAGCCGAGCTGGAGGCCCGCGTGCTCCCTTTGAACACCGCCCTTGAGTGCCTCACGATCCGAGAGAGGCGGCGCGAGGGTGACCTCGTCAAGGATGACCCCGAG ATCGACCTTCACAAGGAAGTTCGAATGCTGGAGAATTCTCGAGCGGAACTCGAGAAGGTCGTCCTCGAGTCCGTATCCCACCTCCGGGTTCTTCACGACGCGAAACAACGTCTGCAGGACGATATTAAAGATAag ctGGCAGCCCTGGAAGTAGACAAAGCACAGGAAGCCCTCACAGAACATTCTCCTGAGATTTCCTTCAAGCCTGAACCTTTGCGTGTTCCCAAAG gaaCAATCCTTCCTGCTGATTGGCTGGATCATCCGCTGAAAAACATGGCGGTGACCGAAACAGCTATTAAGGATTCTCAGGCACTCAGGGACAAAATGTGTGTAACAATCCAA ACTTGCAATAGAAATGACCAAACGCAGCAGACGGCAACAGACTACGCTGTCCGTCGACGCCTCCACCAGGAGATTCGTGCACGAGACGAGCTGCAGTGGCAGAAGGATTGCTTGCTGGAGGAGATACGCGCGCAGGAAAAGGAG ATTTCAGACCTCGAGGAGCAGCTGAGGGCTTCTTCCCTCCCGCTGAAGGTGGCGCAGACGAGGCTGGAAGGCCGAACTGCTCGGGTCCGCTTTGATCTGGTACGCGACGCCCCTCAGGATGGGCTAATGGCTGAAGTGGAACACCTGACGGAGACGAGGAACCTACTCAGGGAGAAGTTGGCAAGAGCTCT GGACGCTCTCCACGCCCTACAGAGGCATCTCAGGACAGTAGACGTCGACCTGGGCAGGAAGTGCCTTTCAGTTAGTCTAGAGCAGAAGGTGCAAGGGGCCAGGCAGGCGCTCAAGGACAGAGCACCTCCAGAGACTTTGACACAAGCCAATCTTACTCTAACTGGATCTCTCAGGGCTCATCCTACTCATATCCTGTAG
- the LOC136839282 gene encoding tektin-2-like isoform X1, translating into MHCKVVIAAEVVPVTAKQVLQETKLYTRPWMKVEKPVMRHLPADWHRNNASIRQGSEDTRTTSHNLRHESTHFRNETTNKTWWDNFDNTTRLQDRIYEVRRVTEDLQRSLSQVLEEIAKLEKAKETTEAELEARVLPLNTALECLTIRERRREGDLVKDDPEIDLHKEVRMLENSRAELEKVVLESVSHLRVLHDAKQRLQDDIKDKLAALEVDKAQEALTEHSPEISFKPEPLRVPKGTILPADWLDHPLKNMAVTETAIKDSQALRDKMCVTIQTCNRNDQTQQTATDYAVRRRLHQEIRARDELQWQKDCLLEEIRAQEKEISDLEEQLRASSLPLKVAQTRLEGRTARVRFDLVRDAPQDGLMAEVEHLTETRNLLREKLARALDALHALQRHLRTVDVDLGRKCLSVSLEQKVQGARQALKDRAPPETLTQANLTLTGSLRAHPTHIL; encoded by the exons GATGAAGGTGGAGAAACCCGTGATGCGCCATCTGCCGGCCGACTGGCATCGAAACAACGCCTCCATTCGCCAGGGCAGCGAGGACACCAGGACCACCTCCCACAACTTACGCCACGAATCGACGCATTTCCGCAACGAG ACGACCAATAAGACATGGTGGGACAACTTCGACAACACCACGAGACTTCAGGATCGCATCTACGAAGTTCGAAGAGTCACAGAAGACCTCCAGCGGTCCCTTTCCCAG GTTTTGGAGGAAATAGCAAAACTGGAGAAAGCGAAGGAAACGACTGAAGCCGAGCTGGAGGCCCGCGTGCTCCCTTTGAACACCGCCCTTGAGTGCCTCACGATCCGAGAGAGGCGGCGCGAGGGTGACCTCGTCAAGGATGACCCCGAG ATCGACCTTCACAAGGAAGTTCGAATGCTGGAGAATTCTCGAGCGGAACTCGAGAAGGTCGTCCTCGAGTCCGTATCCCACCTCCGGGTTCTTCACGACGCGAAACAACGTCTGCAGGACGATATTAAAGATAag ctGGCAGCCCTGGAAGTAGACAAAGCACAGGAAGCCCTCACAGAACATTCTCCTGAGATTTCCTTCAAGCCTGAACCTTTGCGTGTTCCCAAAG gaaCAATCCTTCCTGCTGATTGGCTGGATCATCCGCTGAAAAACATGGCGGTGACCGAAACAGCTATTAAGGATTCTCAGGCACTCAGGGACAAAATGTGTGTAACAATCCAA ACTTGCAATAGAAATGACCAAACGCAGCAGACGGCAACAGACTACGCTGTCCGTCGACGCCTCCACCAGGAGATTCGTGCACGAGACGAGCTGCAGTGGCAGAAGGATTGCTTGCTGGAGGAGATACGCGCGCAGGAAAAGGAG ATTTCAGACCTCGAGGAGCAGCTGAGGGCTTCTTCCCTCCCGCTGAAGGTGGCGCAGACGAGGCTGGAAGGCCGAACTGCTCGGGTCCGCTTTGATCTGGTACGCGACGCCCCTCAGGATGGGCTAATGGCTGAAGTGGAACACCTGACGGAGACGAGGAACCTACTCAGGGAGAAGTTGGCAAGAGCTCT GGACGCTCTCCACGCCCTACAGAGGCATCTCAGGACAGTAGACGTCGACCTGGGCAGGAAGTGCCTTTCAGTTAGTCTAGAGCAGAAGGTGCAAGGGGCCAGGCAGGCGCTCAAGGACAGAGCACCTCCAGAGACTTTGACACAAGCCAATCTTACTCTAACTGGATCTCTCAGGGCTCATCCTACTCATATCCTGTAG